Below is a window of Bacteroidota bacterium DNA.
CCAGAGTACGCCGTAATCGGCCGGGTGGCGCGTCGCCTGTGGGCCAAGGCGCTCAAGCACCTGTACGGGGCAGATGAGCGGGCGCAAAAGCTGAAGTATCACATTCAGACCAGCGGCCGGTCGCTCCATGCGCAGGAGATCAGCTTCAACGACATCCGCACGACGTTGCAGGCGCTAACCGCCATCTACGACAACGCCAATTCGCTCCACACCAACGCCTACGACGAGGCGATCACCACCCCGACCGAAGAATCGGTGCGTCGGGCGATGGCGATCCAGCTGATTATCAATAAGGAGTGGGGCTTGGCGTACAACGAAAATCCGATCCAGGGAGCGTTTGTGATCGAGGAGTTGACCGACTTGGTGGAAGAGGCGGTTTTGCAGGAGTTTGAGCGTTTAACCGAACGAGGTGGCGTATTGGGTGCGATGGAAACGATGTACCAGCGGAGCAAGATTCAGGAGGAGTCGCTCTACTACGAGACGTTAAAGCACAATGGGGATTACCCGATTATCGGTGTGAATACGTTCTTGGTCTATATCTAACCTTTGTTGAGCTAAAAAAGCTGGTATGTCACAATTCAGTTATGGCCAGTATTGTCCACTTGCACATGCGCTCGATACACTCGGAGAGCGCTGGACGCTGCTGATCATCCGTGAGCTGATGCACGGCCCTCGCACCTACAAACTGTTGCTACAAAACTTGCCCGATATGGGGGCCATCAGTTTGTCGCGCCGGCTAGGAAAACTGGAACGCAGTGGCATTGTACAGCGAGAGATGCAAGAACCTCGGGCGGCGGATGAGCCGTATTCGCTCACAACAAAAGGCCACAAACTGATCCCGCTATTGGTCGATCTCGCAGCATTTGGACTTGAGTCGCTGGACCTACCCGCTGCCTACGAAGTCTATTCTCCCCTCTGGTCTTTGCTCGAGTTGCATGCCCGGTTTAAGCCTGCCCTTGCAAAAGAGTTGAACATGATGTTCGAACTGCGCATTGACAGTGAAGCACACCATGTGGAAATCAGTCAAGGGGTTGTTAAAACGCATGCAGGTCCTGCCCCTTCCCCGTTGTTTGTAATTACCACAGACGCGGCCAGTTTTATTTTGATACTGCGGGGGATTCTGCCGATACGCGAAGCCATTCAGATTCGCCGGCTTGATATTGATGGCAGCCTGGCAGCGTTCTCGCGGACGCTGGATATCTTTGGGCTGCGCGCGCCTGTCCTTGAAGCCCCCAAACAGCCAAAGAACGGCGCTGTTGATGGACAGGCCAATGCGCCCAAAATTGAGATGTATCCCGCCCGTTAGAAGCATCCAGAAAGCCACCCGACCAGCCTTCTAATTCTTATTTCAGGAATAAAAGGCGAAACACAACAGCTTCCACATGCTACAAGCATGTTATACCCGCCCACGCTGGCCCCTTACTAAAGAATATTTGCAGAATGAGAACAGTGCGTGCTACACGGTATGTGACGCCTCTTCGGGAAGGGGGCTCGTTGCCAGCTATTGTGGAGGCTGATGACGACGGCACGTACGTGCTTAAATTCAGGGGCGCCGGCCAGGGGCCGCGTGCGCTTGTCGCGGAACTGATAGCAGGAGAACTGGCCCGAGCAGCCGGCTTGCCAGTCCCCGAAATTGTATTTATCGAACTCGATATTGAGCTGGCCCGCACCGAGCCCGACCAGGAAATCCGAGACCTGATCAAAGCCAGTGATGGGCTAAATCTGGCACTCGATTACCTGCCGGGATCGCTGACCTTTGACCCCGTTGTTGATCAGACTGATGCCCACCTGGCATCTGCCATTGTTTGGTTTGATGCCTTCGTCACGAACATTGACCGCACGGCCCGCAATACCAATATGCTCATGTGGCACAAACAGCTCTGGCTCATTGATCATGGGGCTGCGCTGTATTTTCATCACGCATGGGACAATTATCAGGAACGCAGTAAAGATGCATTTTCTGCTATAAAAAACCACGTTTTGCTGCCGTCTGCCAATGCCCTTGAAGACGCCGGCCGGCGCATTAGTGCCAAGCTTACAGAAGAGGTTGTTCGAGATATTGTGGCGCTTGTGCCGGCAGCCTGGCTCACTGGCGATTCGCCGTTTGCTGACATAGCTGCGCACCGGGAAGGATATGTAACGTATCTGCTAAACCGCCTGTCCCCACCATTTAACTTTATGGAGGAGGCTGCCCGTGCCAGAGCAACGTCTGTATGATTATGCCATTATCCGGGTAATGCCCCGGGTAGAGCGAGAAGAGTTTATAAACGCCGGCGTTATTTTGTCGTGTAATGCGCATCGCTTCCTCAAAGCCACCATTGCCCTCGATCCTGATCGCCTCATCGCGCTGGATCCCAACGTTGATTTGGATATGGTTAACGCGCACTTGCGTGCCATAGAAAAGATCAGTGCCGGTGACCCGGATGCGGGGCCTATTGGGCAATTACATCGCCGCGAGCGCTTTCACTGGCTTGTTGCTCCTCGGAGCACCATGATTCAAACCTCGCCTGTGCATACGGGCCACTGTACAGATCCTGAGCAAGCCCTGGCACACCTCGTAGACAAAATGGTCCGGTAACAATCTACAGACGCTAGTCGTCAGTGTTTTCTACAATGCCGTTTTTCCACGCCCAGGCTGTTACCTCAGCACGGGTATTGAGCTCCAGCTTCATGTAGATGTTACTGACGTGCTTTTTTACAGTACTCTCGGCGATAAACAGCTCTTCGCCAATTTGCATGTTATTGAATCCTTTGGCGATGAGCTGAAGCACTTCGAGTTCACGCCGGCTGAGTTGCTGCAATGAGCTGTCAACTTTGCGGCTTGGCCCACGGCGCTGCTTCATGAGCGCTGCAGCCACTTCCCGGCTAAGCCAGCCCTCTTCACCTTTAGAAACCCCACGCACTGCGGCAACGATAGTATCCAGCGATTCACTCTTGGTGAGGTAGCCGGCCACAGCGCCGCTTTCGAGCAATTTGGTGATATACTCAGGATCCTCGTACGCGCTGAGCACGAGCACGCGAATGGCTTCGCCGTCTTCCTGAAGTTTTGTTGCCACTTCCAAACCCGTCATCTCGGGCATTTCCATATCCAGGACAAGCAGATGGGGTTGCAAGGCCTTTGCCAACTTCAGGGCTTCCCTCCCGTCACTGGCTTCTCCAATTACCGTAATATCCTCTTCCTGCTCCAATCGGGCCCGCATGCCGGCGCGTAACGGAGGGTGGTCGTCAGCCAGCAGCACCTTTATTGGTGCAATTGCCTTTTCTGTGTACATAATTTATCAGTCTGGTCGCACTGCCTGCAAGATACAAACTATTTGGCAGAACTCCTCTGTGTTGTGGGCTTAATGAAATACAACGATGGCTTTGGTGGTAACCATCCATCTTTATATAGTGCGAAAAATCTGATTGAATTACGACAACTTGACCCGCTTTAACCTAAAAAGAAAGGCCATCCCTACCTAAGGATCGCCTTTCTAGTTTAATCATTGGACTCAGACCAACAGCCCTATAAGCGCAATTTCTACTCTTCCATTGCGGCGTCCGCCTCATCTTCTGTTTCAACAAAGGTATTCCCCACCAATTCCAGCACAATACGATCTGCATCGTATATATCATCCAGCACTTCGAGGATACCGCGTGCATCTACAGAAATAGCGCGCGCCGTTTTGTCGCGGTAGACATATTCATTGGGGAGCGACTCGACATTCCCGTCGAAAATCAAACCGACCAACTCCAGGTTGGCGTTTACCAGGGGTGAACCCGAGTTGCCGCCTGTAATGTCATTTGTTGATACAATGTTGAGGGGGGTTGCAAGATCAAAGCCAGTCGGCCGTTCCCGCCAGCGCTCAGGTAAATCCCACTCACTGCCCGACCCATAAGTAAAGAAATGGTCGTACAGCCCATAAAATGTGGTTTTGTACGGTGCAACGGTCCCATTGTAATTGTACCCTTTAACCACACCATCAGACAACCGTAGCGAGAATGTGGCATCGGGGGGAATGTCTTCACCCAGCACATCCAGGCGCGCGCGCGCTAGCCGGGCACTCAGGTTTTCTTCCCGATCTGCAAAACTGCCATTTTGTTGGCCAAGCGTAAAGTACAGGGGGCCTAACGCATTGATAATGGGCACTGCAGCATCTTTGCTAGACAAAAAGCCACTGTCAAGCAATGCATAAAATGCACTGGAATCGGTCAACGCTGTGCTATCGACCAGCGTTGTCGCCAACTCTTCCGGGGTTTTGCCCTGCAAGATTCCACGCAACGTTGGGTCAGTTGGCCCGAGGTACTTTTTGATTTCATTGATACGCGCCAACACAAAAGCTTTCTCTACTTCGTCAGGGAAGTCTTTGATTTCGGACGCGTCATTTTTGATGCCATCCAGCGTCTCCTGCGGTGCACCGCGCTGCTTAAGCAACGCATACGCATAGCCGTAGAGCGCACGGGTAAAGACCCGAGAACCAATGGAGGTGCCAAAATACGTCAGGGCACCTGACTGGCGGGCTGTT
It encodes the following:
- a CDS encoding methylmalonyl-CoA mutase family protein, with amino-acid sequence PEYAVIGRVARRLWAKALKHLYGADERAQKLKYHIQTSGRSLHAQEISFNDIRTTLQALTAIYDNANSLHTNAYDEAITTPTEESVRRAMAIQLIINKEWGLAYNENPIQGAFVIEELTDLVEEAVLQEFERLTERGGVLGAMETMYQRSKIQEESLYYETLKHNGDYPIIGVNTFLVYI
- a CDS encoding helix-turn-helix domain-containing protein; amino-acid sequence: MSQFSYGQYCPLAHALDTLGERWTLLIIRELMHGPRTYKLLLQNLPDMGAISLSRRLGKLERSGIVQREMQEPRAADEPYSLTTKGHKLIPLLVDLAAFGLESLDLPAAYEVYSPLWSLLELHARFKPALAKELNMMFELRIDSEAHHVEISQGVVKTHAGPAPSPLFVITTDAASFILILRGILPIREAIQIRRLDIDGSLAAFSRTLDIFGLRAPVLEAPKQPKNGAVDGQANAPKIEMYPAR
- a CDS encoding HipA family kinase, whose translation is MRTVRATRYVTPLREGGSLPAIVEADDDGTYVLKFRGAGQGPRALVAELIAGELARAAGLPVPEIVFIELDIELARTEPDQEIRDLIKASDGLNLALDYLPGSLTFDPVVDQTDAHLASAIVWFDAFVTNIDRTARNTNMLMWHKQLWLIDHGAALYFHHAWDNYQERSKDAFSAIKNHVLLPSANALEDAGRRISAKLTEEVVRDIVALVPAAWLTGDSPFADIAAHREGYVTYLLNRLSPPFNFMEEAARARATSV
- a CDS encoding DUF3037 domain-containing protein, with amino-acid sequence MPVPEQRLYDYAIIRVMPRVEREEFINAGVILSCNAHRFLKATIALDPDRLIALDPNVDLDMVNAHLRAIEKISAGDPDAGPIGQLHRRERFHWLVAPRSTMIQTSPVHTGHCTDPEQALAHLVDKMVR
- a CDS encoding response regulator transcription factor; this translates as MYTEKAIAPIKVLLADDHPPLRAGMRARLEQEEDITVIGEASDGREALKLAKALQPHLLVLDMEMPEMTGLEVATKLQEDGEAIRVLVLSAYEDPEYITKLLESGAVAGYLTKSESLDTIVAAVRGVSKGEEGWLSREVAAALMKQRRGPSRKVDSSLQQLSRRELEVLQLIAKGFNNMQIGEELFIAESTVKKHVSNIYMKLELNTRAEVTAWAWKNGIVENTDD